The region aagtgatccacccgcctcggcctcccaaagtgtcgggattataggcgtgagccaccgcacctggcctgtatttcCTATTCAGCATTCTTTCCCTGTATTTCTTCTTTACTCTGTTTTCTTGTCTTCAGTTGAATTGAGGTTTTTGTGCTAGTCCCTTCTCCCCTACTATTGGAAGTtacacattttacttttatttttagtgattacTCTTAAATTTTTAGATCATACCTAAATTTCATGTCCAAGCAAAAGCTGATTAATATCTCTATCCCCCTTCCTGAATATGAAgcgaaaacaaaaacagagtccaggcgcggtggctcatgcctgtaatcccaggccaaggtgggtggatcacctgaggtcaggagttcaagaccagcctggccaacatggagaaaccctgtctctactaaaaaaaaaaaaaaaaaaatagccgggcgcggtggcacatgagTGAGCCGAGAGTTCACGAGTTCGAGAAAAAGTAACAATTTGGCCAGGttcggtggcttacgcctgttatcccagcactttgggaggctgaggtgggtggatcacctgagatcaggagttcgagaccagcctggtcaacatggtgaaaccctgtctctactaaaaatacaaaaattagccaagtgtggtggtgtgcacctgtaatcccagctacttgggaggctgaggcaggagaatcgcttgaacccaggaggcagaggttgcagcgagctgattgcaccactgcactctggcctgggtggaaagagcaagactccatctcaataaataaatattaaaaaaaaaatcagctagaaACAGTAACAGGTATTGTCAGGATGGTCATAAAATGTTATtactttcttcttgcttttttgatatttcttcaatttcaaacacaggaaaaaaattgatgtttttcatttttcaaatataatattTGATTACAATATTGAGTAAGTCCCTCCCTTGAGAAGCTCTGTGCTGGGGGTTGGGGTAGATCTGATCGTGCCTTACTCACACTGGGCCTGACAATAGGTGCTCAAGATAGTTGTATGGGGTTGTTGTAGGACCAACAGGTTTGTATGCCCATATGTATGCAGTAACAGACCAATTACACTGAGATagcagggtttgcagcagagaaagagtttaatgattGCAGGGCACCAAGTTTGGAGATGGGAGGAGACCTTCAAATCCATCTCCCCAAGGAGTTTTGGACTGAATTTTTTAAGGAGATTGTGGAGGGCAAGGGGCTGGAAATTTGGGATTGTTGATTGCCTAAGCAAGGGGCATGAAATAATTGGGATTGGAAACCGCATTCTTTGGTGAGCCAGCTCCTCATGGGGACCAGTTGAGTCAGTAGTTTTATCAGCATGCAGGATCTGAAGGAATActtcaaaaggaaaatttaaCATTTCATGTTCAAGTTGTTATTTATACAGCAGTTAAGGGCAGCTATAATCTAGGGTCTTTGTCACTCCGGGACAACAGGCACCAACCAGCCATGAGGAAGCAGGTCAGAGAGCAGCTGACCTCATGATGAATGCTGAGTATGCTGCAGGCTtggtttattttcatcttttccccCTACTTCTTCCCTAATTggttttataaagtttatagggACGGTTGTAGGGTGGTTGCAGAAAGCTTCCTGGGGGACGTGACGTCCAAAGGGCTCCTAGGAGGACTAGGGCCAAGTTGGGAGGAAGACAGATCCTCTGGTGCAGATCCAGCTTGTATGGGCAAAGCCAGAGGAGCTGGAACTGGGGAGGTTGACAGGTGGCTGCACAAAGGACCTTGAATGCCAGGCCAAAGGGTCTTGAGCTTTGTTCTGAGGGCAGTGGGGAACCACAAAAACTCTCAGGCAGGAAAGGGGCAAAACGGGTCTGAGATTTATAATAATCCCACtgttccatgtttgcagagaagGGGCTGGAGGAGCCAACATGTGAGGGTGGGAGGCCCCAAGGATACATTGTTAATTTCAGGTGAGAGATGACAGGGCCACAGCCATCTATCACTGTGCAGGGAATGTTTGGAAGGTAAAGTTGACCAGATAGACACAGTGGATGTGGGGCCAGTGGGACAGGGAGGAGCCCTTGATACCTCTTGGCTTGTGGCCTGGAGGCTGGCTGGGGAGGCTGATACACAGAGTGACACAGGATGGGATGGGTGCTGAGGAGGTGACAGCCAGGACCTGAGATGCTGCAGAGAAGGCTCCTGGGAGATGACATCGGAGTGGATCTCCTTCTTCGCTTGAGAAGCCTGGCAAGTAGGTGCTCCAGTGGGTGGGGACCAGTGGGGGATTTGTTGTTAGGAGACCTCAGGCCGAGTTCTGGCAGTTGTGTCATCCTGGGCAGGCCACTCAGCAATGCTGATACCCTGCTTCTGAAAACAGGGCTCATCATTCCTGAGGCTGGAGTTTTGGAGGATTAAGGAGGTAACACATGGCAAGTGCTTGGCCCAGAGCCTGGCACTGAATGAACAGAGGATCCTTCCCTCACTCTCCATTTTCCATCCCCCCCCATGCCCAGCATCTCCTGTCCCCAGCATCCCCAACCTGCCTCTCCCTCGGCCTGTATTCCTTTGACCCAGTTAGAGACAGATGAGGAAGGAATCCACCCGCTGGCTCTGACCTGCCCCCCTTCTTCTGCCCCAAAGGGAGGGATCTGAGGACTCAGGTCTGAGCCCGGATTAGCTGTGTAATCCCCAGCTTTTCCTAGGCAACCTCTTTCCCTGACCAAGAGAGGGGGCCTGCGGCTGGCAGCCAGGACTCTGGGGCTCTGGGCCTGATACTACTCTATCTGTCTGGGAAACCTCAGACAGGGAAGAGATTTCTTGGTGCCTCTCTTGGGAATGTCACTGATGTCCACAGTGACTGTCACATGCGTGTCAGTTGTTCTGTGGGTTTGCTGTGTGCGGGGCACTGTGGAAGGGAAGAAAGGCCTAGATTCCAGTCCAGCTCCACCACTCAGCAGCTTCATGCCCACAGACAAAGGACAAAAtccccctgagcctcagttttttcgtGGACAAAATGGAGTGAACACCTTGTGGGGCTGCTGTGGGGTATGTGAGAAAATAGCTGCAAAGGAGTTTTGTAAACAGCACGTTTTAGAGAGATCAGGAAGGATGATTACAGCACAAAAGAACAGAGATGGTTCCTCCCCATGAGGACTGTAAAAGAGCTGGGGAGAGCAGGCCAAAAAGGTCACTCTTATCACGAGGACCACAGCAGAGGGTTCCAGGAAACTGAAAAAGACGAGTTCATCAGGCTTCCAAGACCTCCTGGGAAGGCAAAGGACAGAGGGACCTCCTCAGGTCAGGGGAAAACCGAGGGAGGGGGACAGCCACACAAACGCCCTAAAGTCTAATGACGGCAGAAAGGGGTCTTGGGGGACGGGGGTGGGGTTCACAGCAGTGGCCTGGGCGTGATGACCCTGGCGAAGGACGGGGTTGCAGAGCCCTTAAATCCTGGACCAGTGGCTGATTCCAAAGGCAGCAGGGACCATGCCAGGATTTTGGGCAGAAGCAGAAAGTGCTGGACTCTCCTGACAAGAGCTGAGAGAACTCAGCGGCGCCAGCAAGAGTATGTGCCGTGCACTGACCATCTGCATCCTCTCTGCCTCACCCCAGCCTAGGATTCCGTGACAGGCCCTCCGGGAAGATCTCCGCGAACAACCCCCTGCCTTGGAGTCTGCAATCCTTCCTCGAGCACACGGACGCCCGGGGTGGGGAAGCCCACAGTCTGGCAGGGCTCGCACTGGGCAGAATAATTGCAACGTAGTCATGAGGATCGGGCTATGACCTGCCTGACTTTTCACTCCTCCCATGATACACCGATGCATACCGCAGGTGCACACTAAACGCCGAATCTATAGAAAGTGGAACACACCAGGACCCAGCAGAAGGCGACATGCGAGGTTTGTTTACTTGTGGCATCAAAGGCTGGGAGCCGGCGGGCGTAATCCACGAAGTGAAGCGGGCTAAGGAGGGAGCGAAAGAGCGAGCGGTGGGGACAGCCGCCGCTAAATGCCAGCCCGGCGGAGGGAGAAAGGCGGACCCCAGGCCGGTGGGACCACATCTCCCAGAAGCCCCGGCGCCAAGGCACTGGCCTCTCAGTCCTCCCCCGATGAGGCGGGGCCGCTGGCGAAGTTGAAGGGGCGCAGCGATACCGGTGCGCGGCGCTGGCGTCGGGCGCGTGACGTCTTTCCTGCGCGCCACCTAGCGTCTCTATCGCGCCAGTTCTTCAGCCTCAGTGCTGTGAAGGTGACAGCGTGAGGTGACCCATCTGGCCCCCCGCGATGCTGGCAACACGGCGGCTGCTCAGCTGGTCGCTTCCCGCGCGGGTATCTGTGCGTTTCAGCGGCGATACGGTGAGGCCCGGCCTGGCTGGGGCCACGGGTGTTCGGGGCCGGGTGTCGCGGCCGCGCCTGTGCACGAGCAGTCCCTGGGGTCTGTAGTGGCCTCTGGAGAGCCCTTCTCCCCAGGCCAGGCGGGAAGGCCCCCGCTCCGGCCTGGTTGAAGTAGGGGAACGGGTCCCAACGCGGGGCCGACTCGCTTGGCTCTCTGACTTGCTGGCTTCTCTTGTTTTACAGTCCTCTGCCTGGCGGAAGTTTTGCAGGTTATGAAGCGCCCTAGTCTTTCATTCCCTCCTTGTCACAGCCTTGTAGGGCGTGAAGGGGTCATTGCCCCATTTAGGGATGCACACCTCCTGATTTCCCGTCCACTGCTCTGCGCCCTGAGGTGGCTGAAAAGTGCTCTTAAAAGGATGGGAATCCCGTCGCCCTCAGCTGGTGCGCTCTCCACTGGGTCGTGGGGCTCCTCATTTCATTCTAAGTGAGCCCCTCCATCACCTGTGTGTTAAGGAGGCATTTCTTTCCCATCAGTAAACACATTTCGCCTCTTCGGCCGAGGTAGGAATATAAAAGGCCCCTGGCCTACCCAAGTTTTGGTCCAACAGGGGAGCCAGGCCGGGAAAGGGCCAAGCCGCCACACTCGGCTTGTGGGGCGGTGTGGTGCCGTGATGCAGCTGTGGGTTTGGCCACCGACAGACCTGGGCTCAAATTGGACCTGCTGCTTTTGACTGTGAGACCTTCCATAAGCTCCTTTtgctccaagcctcagttttctcttctgtgaaacaGAGAAAATCGTTCCTATCAGAGTTCTTATGAGGATGAAATGGGATTTGGGATGTAAAATGCTTCCATCCAGTAACTGCTAAACAAAATGCTTActaatggccgggcgcggtggctcacgcctgtaatcccagcactttgggaggctgaggcgggcggatcgcttgaggtcaagagttcgagaccagcctggccaatatggtgaaaccccgtctctactaaaagtgcaaaaattacctgggcgtggtggtgagtgcctgtaatcccagctatccagaggctgaggcacaagaattatttgaacctgggaggtggaggttgcagtgagctgagattatgccactgcactccagcctaggcaaaagagcaagagtctgtctcaaaaaaaaaaaacaaatgcttaCTAAGTGGCAGTGGTAGCTATGATGCTATAGATGCTTCCCTAGCCCTAGCCCAGCCCCTCCTAAATAGGGAGACCCAAGATTCTGTAGCTTCTGGCCCAATCCCTCATGGCCCCAGAGCACTGCTGGGCCTCCTGACCCTTTGTCTCCCTAGACAGCACCCAAGAAAACCTCATTTGGCTCGCTGAAGGATGAAGACCGGATTTTCACCAACCTGTATGGCCGCCATGACTGGAGGTGAGACAGTGCCCTTAGTGTGTTGGGTCTCGGAGCAAGGTGTCCCCTTCATTGCCTTCCCTATTCTGTCCAGGCTGAAAGGTGCCCTGAGTCGAGGTGACTGGTACAAGACAAAGGAGATCCTGCTGAAGGGGCCCGACTGGATCCTGGGCGAGATCAAGACATCGGGTTTGCGGGGCCGTGGAGGCGCTGGCTTCCCCACTGGCCTCAAGTGGAGCTTCATGAATAAGCCCTCAGatggcaggtgtgtgtgtgggggcggGGCAGATGTGGCTGTGGGAGAGACCTTGGGGGTGGCTGGGGTTTCCCTGGGCCTTTGGGCTCTTTCCTTAGAAACTTAGCATGAATGAGGTGGGCACATGTTCCCAGGCCTTAAATGGATGGGACTGACTCTGTGGACTTCCACAGGGGAGACTTATGTAGCAGAATCAACGCATGATTTTGACTCAGGCAGACttagttcaaatcctagctctgtctCCTAATCATAGAGGTTTGGGCAATTTCCCGGCCTTTGTGAACATTAGCTTCCTCTTTGTAAATAGGTACAGTGATACCATGCAAGGATTAAAGAGATAATGTTCATACAGCTTTTGGCCTGTATGCTGGTTGGCACATAAAGCAAATGATAAATGTCACCTGCTTTACCTCCTTTTGATGGTAGAGCTTGAGGAATGCTCTTTGTCACCAAGAGTAGAATCTGGCTCTCAGGGGCAGACACAAGGAGAGATGTTTGGATGAGCTGAATGAAGACCTTTCTTGTGGTCATAGCCACCCAAAGACAGAATAGGCAGTGAGCTCCCTGTCATTGGTGGTGAGCAAGCAGAGCCCCTGGGACATGTTGGGAGGGCAGTAAAGGATTGGCTGTCAGAGGAGACATCTTTGAGGCCTCCCTGGGTGGAGTGGGGTGGCATGGAGTTGAAGACCCAGTCCTGGTGGCCCTGTAGCCTGTCTGACCTGTGGGCCCCTGCAGGCCCAAGTATCTGGTGGTGAACGCAGATGAGGGGGAGCCGGGCACCTGCAAGGACCGGGAGATCTTACGCCATGATCCTCACAAGCTGGTGGAAGGCTGCCTGGTGGGGGGCCGGGCCATGGGCGCCCGCGCCGCCTATATCTACATCCGAGGGGAATTCTACAATGAGGCCTCCAATCTGCAGGTGGGCAGGGAGAGATGTGGACAGATGAGAAGGTGTTCAGTGTGCACTCACACACCTCTCACCCAGCACAGTTGTTCTGAGGTGTTAGTACCTGGTCTGTCAGTGGTTGAACTGGGGGAGTGGTGGCCAGTCCTGCATGCATCCCAAATGGGACTTGGCTCCCAAAGCCTCCTTCCAGGGCTCCTAATGCTGCTGgcgtaaattttttttttttgcttcaaaaatatagtattttttataaaacaagtagcaagaagaaaaaacctAAGTGGAACTACGTGTTTAGCAAGAGAGCTGAATAATTATGAATATAAACAATTTCTATTTGGAGAAAATACATTATGTTCATTGCTTGGAACTATGAATAATACTTATATCTGtaggaaatatagaaaaataaaataggttaaGGCAATAAGGATATAggcaattacatttttattttaattttataaagacttttatttttccttacagACTAGGGTAGTTAGGAGACCTGATAGTAGCTACTTCGTTTTTATTTTCCTGGCAGCAAAGCAGCTTACTTATGTGTTCCTTCTTGCTTATCTGTTCCAGATCATAGTCAAGTCTTCCAATTCGTTTTACTAAGCTAGCAAAATTTTTTATACCAGGAGCATTAGGAGCTTCACCGTGGGAGGCCTTCAAGGGCTTCATGACTCCTGAAGTTATAGGCTGActcctgggctgggggtgggctAGGAAACTCACACCTTTGTCCTGCAGGTGGCCATCCGAGAGGCCTATGAGGCAGGTCTGATTGGCAAGAACGCTTGTGGCTCTGGCTATGATTTTGACGTGTTTGTGGTGCGCGGGGCTGGGGCCTACATCTGTGGAGAGGAGACAGCACTCATCGAGTCCATTGAGGGCAAGCAGGGCAAGCCCCGCCTGAAGCCCCCCTTCCCCGCAGACGTGGGTAAGGCCTGGCGTAACCCTGGGTGTCCTGTGACACCCAGGATCTGGCTAGGCTCCCTTTGGATTGTTCTTAGGGATTTCTGAGTGGCTTCCCGGCTGGGTCCAGATAGAGAGTAGGTTGGCAACAACACACAGGCTCCCCCAGGGCCGCCTGCTGtccctcctcctgcctcggtccccGCTGCACCAGTGCTGCTCTGTGGCTCCACCTTCACAGTGCCTGTTCTGAGGCTAAGGGCATGGGGTGAACAAGGCAATGAGGCATCTCTGGAGTTTGGGGTCCAGCAGGGATAAGAATGATAAGGGGATATTAGAGAAGGGGCTCTGCCATGGGAGCAGGACCCTGGGACACACCTCCCTGCCAGGAAACTTGCCCCACCCCCTAGCAGCCACCAGTTCTCTTCCCATTTCCCTGAAGGAGTGTTTGGCTGCCCCACAACTGTGGCCAACGTGGAGACAGTGGCAGTGTCCCCCACAATCTGCCGCCGTGGAGGTACCTGGTTTTCTGGCTTTGGCAGAGAACGCAACTCAGGCACCAAACTATTCAACATCTCTGGCCATGTCAACCACCCTTGCACTGTGGAGGAGGAGATGTCTGTGCCCTTGAAAGAACTGATTGAGAAGCATGCTGGTAAGGCCTGGGGCCAGccaggtgggggaggggggggtGCGCAGTGGGGGCAGGTGTCCACAAAGAGAGCCTGGGCGGGATGGCTCAGGAGACGGGGCTGGGTCTAGGGGCTGACTAAGGGCCTGGGCTCAGGACTAGGCAGGTGTGCCGGCCCCAGCCCTGACCATGCATCCCTTTGGGGACTGACTTGGGGCCCCAGGGGGTGTCACGGGCGGCTGGGAAAACCTCCTTGCTGTGATCCCTGGCGGCTCGTCTACCCCACTGATCCCCAAGTCTGTGTGTGAGACGGTGCTGATGGACTTCGACGCGCTGGTGCAGGCACAGACAGGCCTGGGCACAGCCGCGGTGATCGTCATGGACCGCTCGGTAAGGGTTCACACACCAGCCCCAGTCCCTGCCCTCCTGGTTGCTGtctccctccctgggcctcccagaAAACCCTCTTGCCAGCACTCAGGTCTCAGTTCCTGCAGCCTGAGATAAAGCAAGgtggaagaggagggaggaaggctgcTCTGAGGCAAATACCCCGGAGTCTGGGCAGCACAGGGGGCccagggaggctggaggaggccagAACGCTGGGTGGGCTGGGAAGAGCTTCTGGAActgggggaggggctgctgctAGGGGGCTGAGGCCCAGGCTTCTGTCTGGCCGTGGGTGCCTGCTAACTGCCCCTTGTCACCCAGACGGACATCGTGAAAGCCATCGCCCGCCTCATTGAGTTCTATAAGCACGAGAGCTGTGGCCAGTGTACCCCATGCCGTGAGGGTGAGCATCGGACAGGTTGGGGACTTGCTTGCTGTGGCTTCATTTAACCTCCACCCCACCACGTGGCCTGCAGCCCTCAAGCTCCGCCCCACATCCTGGCTGGGGAGATCATCAGGCCCTCTCTTGTGGCTGTGGCTGCAGGTGTGGACTGGATGAACAAGGTGATGGCACGTTTCGTGAGGGGGGACGCCCGGCCGGCCGAGATCGACTCCCTGTGGGAGATCAGCAAGCAGATAGAAGGCCATACGATTTGTGCTCTGGGTGACGGGGCCGCCTGGCCTGTGCAGGTATTCACCACCCTTCTGCGTAGCACGGAGGGTGGGTGGCATCAAGGGCCCAGGGTGTTGGGGGATTTTTGGACTCTGTTTCACATGGTACCCCCACCGACCCCAGGGTCTGATCCGCCACTTTCGGCCGGAGCTCGAGGAGCGGATGCAGCGGTTTGCCCAGCAGCATCAGGCCCGGCAGGCTGCCTCTTAGCCCACCACCCTGGCCTGCTGTCCTGCGTCTATCCGTGTGGAATGCTGGACAATAAAGCGAGTGCTGCCCACCCTCCCGCTGCAGCTGCTGTGACTGTGCTCTTTACCCTTTACCCAGCACACGATCCTcaagggtgggaggggagaacAGGGTTCAGTCTGGCCCATGGCCAGAGAAAGGACAGGGTCT is a window of Gorilla gorilla gorilla isolate KB3781 chromosome 9, NHGRI_mGorGor1-v2.1_pri, whole genome shotgun sequence DNA encoding:
- the NDUFV1 gene encoding NADH dehydrogenase [ubiquinone] flavoprotein 1, mitochondrial; its protein translation is MLATRRLLSWSLPARVSVRFSGDTTAPKKTSFGSLKDEDRIFTNLYGRHDWRLKGALSRGDWYKTKEILLKGPDWILGEIKTSGLRGRGGAGFPTGLKWSFMNKPSDGRPKYLVVNADEGEPGTCKDREILRHDPHKLVEGCLVGGRAMGARAAYIYIRGEFYNEASNLQVAIREAYEAGLIGKNACGSGYDFDVFVVRGAGAYICGEETALIESIEGKQGKPRLKPPFPADVGVFGCPTTVANVETVAVSPTICRRGGTWFSGFGRERNSGTKLFNISGHVNHPCTVEEEMSVPLKELIEKHAGGVTGGWENLLAVIPGGSSTPLIPKSVCETVLMDFDALVQAQTGLGTAAVIVMDRSTDIVKAIARLIEFYKHESCGQCTPCREGVDWMNKVMARFVRGDARPAEIDSLWEISKQIEGHTICALGDGAAWPVQGLIRHFRPELEERMQRFAQQHQARQAAS
- the LOC101142075 gene encoding uncharacterized protein NDUFV1-DT — encoded protein: MMSPVFRSRVSALLSGLPRMTQLPELGLRSPNNKSPTGPHPLEHLLARLLKRRRRSTPMSSPRSLLCSISGPGCHLLSTHPILCHSVYQPPQPASRPQAKRYQGLLPVPLAPHPLCLSGQLYLPNIPCTVIDGCGPVISHLKLTMYPWGLPPSHVGSSSPFSANMEQWDYYKSQTRFAPFLPESFCGSPLPSEQSSRPFGLAFKVLCAATCQPPQFQLLWLCPYKLDLHQRICLPPNLALVLLGALWTSRPPGSFLQPPYNRPYKLYKTN